The following coding sequences lie in one Monomorium pharaonis isolate MP-MQ-018 chromosome 1, ASM1337386v2, whole genome shotgun sequence genomic window:
- the LOC118647374 gene encoding zinc finger BED domain-containing protein 4-like produces MSFMDSGCKSDRITNTILYMLAVDKMPLSTVENKGFKKLMKTIVPLYKVPSRRTVTRLLEDRYKTLKNNFIAKIDGAICYSLTCDNWTDITNQSYLGVTIHYLTDELKMKSGCIGVFPLYKNHTAEYLAKSLNTIIKEFKLNCSKITAIITDSAANIKLAIEKTVGKYKHLACFAHILSHLVPDALTSMSDAQEIIHKVKKIVTTVRKSIVASDELKNLQLRDGKTEGTVLRFIRDVPTRWNSTLYMLDRFLELEKYVYPVILKCEKPLDMLRHDEIKTLKEMISIMRPIERAITEISGEAYPTCSIIIPLVRCMNVTIYFNKPDTQIGITFKEKLQSAINNRCKNFENNKIMSIATILDPRFKKLHFEKSLAAATAVQHIESDLKKYRTLKDPQIDRELNTEMTVRQYSNLWDFHDNLVAKNNNCTEELNEVKQYLKQPIIDRKEDPFEYWKSMNHIFPSLYHEAVRYISTLGTSVPSERIFSQAGDIKNDDRSRLTGEHLNMLLFLSSLTDEDWALE; encoded by the exons ATGTCTTTCATGG ATAGTGGTTGTAAATCTGATAGAATCacaaatactattttatacaTGCTTGCAGTTGATAAAATGCCACTATCAACAGTCGAAAATAaaggttttaaaaaattaatgaaaacaatTGTGCCTCTGTATAAAGTTCCAAGCAGGAGGACAGTAACTAGACTGCTTGAAGATCGAtataagacattaaaaaataattttatagctaAAATCGACGGAGCTATTTGTTACAGTCTTACTTGTGATAATTGGACTGACATTACTAATCAAAGTTACCTTGGTGTGACTATTCACTATCTAACAgatgaattaaaaatgaagAGTGGCTGTATTGGTGTTTTCCCTTTATACAAAAATCATACTGCTGAATATCTcgcaaaatctttaaatacaattatcaaagaatttaaattaaattgttcaaaaattacaGCGATTATCACAGACAGTGCAGCAAACATAAAACTGGCGATAGAAAAAACAGTGGGAAAGTATAAACATTTAGCTTGTTTTGCGCATATTTTGTCGCATCTTGTACCGGACGCATTAACCAGCATGTCTGATGCTCaagaaattattcataaagtaaaaaagattgtCACCACTGTAAGGAAAAGCATTGTTGCATCAGATGAACTAAAAAACTTACAGCTTCGTGATGGAAAAACAGAAGGAACTGTATTAAGATTCATACGAGACGTTCCAACGCGTTGGAATTCTACACTATATATGTTAGACAGATTTCTTGAGTTAGAAAAGTACGTTTACCCTGTGATACTAAAATGTGAGAAACCTTTGGATATGTTAAGACATGACGAAatcaaaacattaaaagaaatgatatctATTATGAGACCAATCGAACGTGCTATCACAGAAATTAGTGGAGAAGCATATCCAACGTGTAGTATTATTATCCCTCTAGTGCGTTGTATGaatgttacaatttattttaacaaaccTGATACACAAATTGGAAttacatttaaagaaaaattacaatcggCAATCAACAAtcgatgtaaaaattttgaaaataataaaataatgagcATTGCAACCATACTGGATCctcgttttaaaaaattacactttGAAAAATCTTTAGCCGCTGCAACTGCAGTACAGCATATTGAAtcggatttaaaaaaatatagaacatTGAAGGATCCACAAATAGATAGAGAGTTAAATACTGAAATGACTGTTAGGCAATACAGTAATTTATGGGATTTTCACGACAATTTAGTAGCCAAAAATAATAACTGTACAGAAGAATTAAATGAAgtgaaacaatatttaaagcaACCCATTATTGATCGAAAAGAAGATCCATTTGAATATTGGAAATCCAtgaatcatatttttccatCTTTATATCATGAAGCAGTGAGATACATTAGTACATTGGGTACTTCAGTTCCATCAGAAAGAATCTTCTCTCAAGCTggtgatataaaaaatgatgaccGAAGTAGATTAACCGGCgaacatttaaatatgttattatttctcAGTTCGCTTACTGACGAAGATTGGGCGTtggaataa